Proteins from a genomic interval of Granulicella sp. L56:
- a CDS encoding thiazole synthase, producing MNPLVIAGRAFQSRLIVGTGKYKDGPETQAAIEASGAEMVTVAVRRVNLDRSSESLLDFIDPQRYFLLPNTAGCYTADEAIRAARLGREVGLSDWVKIEVIGDQQTLYPDIQATLDATRVLVKEGFTVLPYTSDDIVFAKRLIDAGAAAVMPLGAPIGSGLGLQNTANLRILRELITEVPLIVDAGVGTASDATVAMELGFDGVLMNTAIAQAKDPLLMAEAMQHAVLAGRQAFLSGRMPRKLYATASSPLEGISR from the coding sequence ATGAACCCCCTCGTCATCGCTGGCAGAGCCTTTCAGTCTCGTCTTATCGTCGGTACCGGAAAATACAAGGATGGCCCGGAGACGCAGGCAGCCATCGAGGCTTCAGGCGCCGAGATGGTGACGGTCGCGGTGCGTCGCGTCAACCTCGATCGCTCCAGCGAGTCGCTGCTGGACTTCATCGATCCGCAACGCTATTTCCTTCTGCCTAACACCGCCGGTTGCTACACCGCCGACGAGGCCATCCGCGCCGCGCGTCTAGGCCGCGAGGTCGGACTCTCCGACTGGGTCAAGATCGAGGTCATCGGCGACCAGCAGACCCTCTATCCCGACATTCAGGCGACGCTCGACGCAACCCGCGTTTTGGTGAAGGAAGGCTTTACAGTTCTCCCCTATACTTCTGATGATATTGTCTTTGCTAAACGTTTGATCGATGCCGGTGCAGCCGCAGTGATGCCTCTCGGCGCGCCCATCGGCAGCGGTCTCGGGTTGCAAAATACGGCCAACCTGCGCATCCTCCGCGAGCTCATCACCGAGGTTCCTCTGATAGTCGACGCCGGTGTCGGCACGGCATCGGACGCCACGGTAGCCATGGAGTTGGGCTTTGACGGCGTGCTGATGAATACGGCCATCGCCCAGGCAAAAGACCCTTTGTTGATGGCGGAGGCAATGCAGCACGCAGTGCTGGCAGGGAGGCAGGCGTTCCTCTCCGGTCGAATGCCGCGCAAACTATACGCCACAGCCAGCTCGCCTCTCGAGGGAATCTCTCGATAA
- a CDS encoding MFS transporter, which produces MNLPPVVLSTSDSALNRAISRTIRRLAPCLMLMYVVSFLDRSNIGFAKQALEKSEGISESVYALGAGLFFISYSLCGFPSNLILHKVGAKRWLALLMVGWGIVSMATMFVSGATSFYLLRLLLGVLEAGFFPGAILYLTYWFPNKVRGRVLGLFYLGVPLALIVGGPLSGLLLEMRPLFGLQSWQWMFLVEGFMAVVLGLAAFWYLDNRPSNASWLPVEEKQALADALALEEEERRSAGPAKLLPMFRDLRVMQFLLIYTLIQTSTYGAIFYIPAEISALLHKPVGIEVGLVSAIPWICTLAAVYLLPRAADRFHKHRQFASLTMLIAGCASFAFPTAGPRIGLVTLSLAVAGFIAVQPLFWMFPTEHLADRAAAGGIALIGMGNLGGFLAPNLKIWADEYFVSQHAGLYLLAGLTILNAGLIALGKNRRTAKSAM; this is translated from the coding sequence TTGAATTTACCGCCTGTAGTCCTCAGTACATCTGATTCGGCCTTAAATCGTGCGATCTCGCGAACTATCAGACGGCTGGCACCGTGCCTGATGCTTATGTACGTCGTCTCATTTCTCGACCGCTCGAATATCGGTTTTGCAAAACAGGCGCTGGAGAAATCGGAAGGCATCTCAGAAAGTGTCTACGCATTAGGCGCGGGTCTGTTCTTCATCAGCTATTCGTTATGCGGATTTCCCAGCAACCTGATCCTTCATAAGGTGGGGGCGAAAAGGTGGCTTGCTCTCCTGATGGTGGGCTGGGGAATCGTGTCGATGGCCACCATGTTCGTGAGCGGCGCTACTTCGTTTTACCTGTTACGGCTGTTGCTCGGAGTGTTGGAAGCAGGGTTTTTTCCCGGCGCAATTCTCTACCTGACCTATTGGTTCCCCAACAAGGTTCGTGGGCGCGTTCTTGGACTGTTCTACCTGGGTGTTCCGCTTGCGCTCATAGTGGGCGGACCGCTCTCGGGTCTGCTGCTTGAGATGCGCCCGCTGTTCGGGCTTCAAAGCTGGCAGTGGATGTTTCTGGTGGAAGGCTTCATGGCAGTCGTTCTCGGGCTGGCTGCATTTTGGTATCTGGATAACAGGCCGTCGAATGCCTCATGGCTGCCAGTTGAGGAGAAACAAGCGCTGGCGGATGCATTGGCGCTCGAGGAAGAGGAGCGGCGCTCCGCCGGGCCTGCGAAGCTTCTCCCCATGTTCCGCGATCTTCGAGTTATGCAATTCCTGCTGATCTATACGCTCATTCAGACCAGTACCTACGGGGCAATTTTCTATATTCCTGCGGAGATCTCGGCCCTTCTGCATAAGCCCGTGGGGATTGAAGTCGGCCTGGTTTCGGCCATACCCTGGATCTGCACGCTGGCCGCGGTCTATCTCCTGCCGCGAGCTGCCGATAGGTTCCACAAGCATCGTCAGTTCGCATCGCTGACCATGCTGATTGCGGGGTGCGCAAGTTTTGCATTTCCCACTGCCGGGCCGCGCATAGGACTTGTCACACTTTCGCTTGCGGTGGCTGGCTTTATTGCCGTGCAACCGCTTTTCTGGATGTTTCCAACGGAACATCTGGCCGACCGCGCAGCGGCAGGCGGTATCGCACTGATAGGAATGGGCAATCTGGGCGGATTTCTTGCACCCAACCTGAAAATTTGGGCCGATGAGTATTTTGTCTCACAACATGCAGGCTTGTATCTTCTGGCCGGACTTACGATTTTAAACGCGGGTTTGATCGCACTAGGGAAAAATCGCCGCACAGCTAAAAGCGCAATGTGA
- a CDS encoding DUF3185 domain-containing protein codes for MKAATIVGILLIILGVIGFAVGGVSFTHTKKDVDMGPLQISHQSKETVPISPILSTISLIAGVGLVVVGAKAK; via the coding sequence ATGAAAGCTGCAACGATTGTAGGAATTCTCCTGATTATCCTTGGAGTCATCGGCTTCGCCGTCGGCGGCGTCAGCTTCACCCACACGAAGAAGGATGTGGACATGGGTCCACTCCAGATCTCGCATCAATCGAAAGAAACCGTTCCAATCTCGCCGATCCTCAGCACTATTTCACTGATTGCAGGCGTTGGTCTGGTTGTAGTGGGAGCCAAAGCTAAATAG
- a CDS encoding metal/formaldehyde-sensitive transcriptional repressor, whose translation MAEISRERTKLLNRVKRIRGQMDAVERTLVAEDNCTDVLMLLAAARGGINGLMAEVLEDHIRLHLLQDGRAPLTPDLGEELIDLVRAYLK comes from the coding sequence GTGGCGGAAATTTCAAGAGAACGGACGAAATTGTTGAACCGCGTCAAGCGCATTCGAGGGCAGATGGATGCAGTGGAGCGAACCCTCGTTGCCGAGGACAACTGCACGGACGTGCTGATGTTGCTGGCCGCCGCCCGTGGTGGTATCAACGGACTGATGGCCGAGGTGCTCGAAGACCACATCCGTCTGCATCTTCTGCAAGACGGACGTGCTCCCCTGACACCGGATTTAGGCGAAGAGTTAATCGACCTGGTCCGCGCATACCTAAAATGA
- a CDS encoding carbohydrate porin, protein MARKFTLSFLLLGLLLITAARDVVAQQAAALLPSEPAPQRDVTPAPANAPTLFPHSDHSRYLISGQANIIFQGHGPFHSTYEGTNSFLSRGEYKISLLGTLFLGAQLNKNPKSDTDVILDVESSGGRGDSEALGLAGFTNLDVVRNPNLGSTPYIARVQLHQTVGLSNKLVDADRTQFSLATEVPERRLEFHVGSMSLPDYFDINSIGSDSHLQFLNWTVDNSGSWDYAADTRGYTYAAVAEYDDKAWSARYGVALMPKVANGVDLDWSLRRASGQNMEFELRKSLLGRLVSPDRKGTIRVLSFVNHAHMGLYRDAVKAYLDGIDKKPTITLHEKDGEVKYGFGLNAEQELTQNLRVFTRVGWNEGQHESFAYTEVDQTVEFGGDYSGRAWARPNDKIGLAFVSNAIKRDHQNYLRLGGLGFLLGDGNLNYAREDILEGYYNVHAWRGVYYALDTQFIDHPGYNKDRGPVLVSALRMHVDF, encoded by the coding sequence ATGGCGCGAAAGTTTACTTTGAGTTTCCTGCTTCTGGGATTGCTGCTGATCACTGCTGCGCGTGACGTTGTGGCCCAGCAAGCGGCTGCACTGCTGCCCTCCGAGCCTGCTCCGCAGCGGGATGTCACGCCTGCCCCTGCGAATGCGCCCACTCTGTTTCCACACTCGGACCACTCGCGCTACCTGATCTCCGGTCAGGCGAACATCATCTTTCAGGGACATGGGCCGTTCCACTCGACGTATGAAGGGACGAACAGCTTTCTGAGCCGGGGCGAGTATAAGATCTCGCTGCTGGGAACGCTGTTTCTGGGGGCGCAGCTCAACAAAAACCCGAAGAGCGATACCGACGTGATTCTCGATGTCGAATCGTCAGGCGGCCGCGGCGACAGCGAAGCTCTAGGGTTGGCTGGTTTTACGAATTTGGATGTTGTGAGGAATCCGAACCTGGGCTCGACGCCTTATATTGCACGGGTTCAACTGCACCAGACCGTTGGGCTGAGCAATAAGCTCGTGGACGCCGACCGGACGCAGTTCTCGCTGGCGACCGAGGTGCCGGAGCGGAGGTTGGAGTTCCACGTGGGCTCGATGAGCCTGCCCGACTACTTCGATATCAACAGCATTGGGAGCGACAGCCATCTGCAGTTCCTCAACTGGACTGTCGATAACAGCGGAAGCTGGGACTATGCCGCCGACACGCGCGGCTACACCTATGCCGCCGTGGCCGAGTATGACGACAAAGCCTGGTCGGCGCGCTATGGCGTAGCGCTGATGCCAAAGGTAGCTAACGGCGTCGATCTCGATTGGAGCCTGCGCCGGGCCAGCGGACAGAATATGGAGTTTGAGCTGCGGAAGTCGCTGCTGGGTAGACTGGTCAGCCCGGACCGCAAAGGGACGATCCGCGTGCTGAGCTTTGTGAATCATGCCCACATGGGGCTTTATCGCGATGCCGTGAAGGCTTATCTCGATGGCATCGACAAGAAGCCCACGATCACGCTGCATGAGAAAGATGGCGAGGTTAAGTACGGCTTTGGATTGAATGCAGAGCAGGAGTTGACGCAGAATCTGCGCGTCTTTACTCGCGTTGGATGGAACGAGGGTCAACATGAGTCGTTTGCCTATACCGAGGTCGACCAGACAGTGGAGTTCGGCGGAGATTACTCGGGAAGGGCGTGGGCACGGCCGAACGACAAGATCGGCCTTGCGTTTGTAAGCAATGCGATCAAGCGCGACCACCAGAATTATCTGCGCCTCGGCGGTCTGGGTTTTCTGCTTGGCGATGGCAACCTGAACTACGCTCGCGAGGACATTCTGGAGGGCTACTACAACGTTCATGCGTGGAGAGGCGTTTATTACGCGCTGGATACGCAGTTTATCGACCATCCGGGCTACAACAAGGACCGGGGGCCGGTGCTGGTGTCGGCGTTGCGGATGCATGTGGATTTTTAG
- a CDS encoding A24 family peptidase produces the protein MTPLIAYEAVGFFLGLIFGSFLNVCIARLPQGKSVVHPRSQCPNCGAEIRWYDNVPVLSWLLLRGRCRDCKHAIALHYPLVEIGLGLWFMAQAADIYMLLYFSKSHDLVSDVIVHVGVALLGFLLIGLMVMDWQTQLLPDVFTLGGIAVSFLLTCTRAIFLAPNEDDVILHNQQIQISSPGSSAGQGNVFLTGPERLLGEWLLAVSVAVVILLVVRWLYRVLRHREGMGLGDVKLYGLLAAFLGFWPATLALFLGALLASAYAVVLLARGKARGASKLAFGSFLAAGGLIAALYGEKLINAYKTLL, from the coding sequence GTGACTCCACTTATCGCGTACGAAGCCGTGGGATTTTTCCTGGGCCTGATCTTTGGCAGCTTTTTGAATGTCTGCATTGCACGTCTTCCACAGGGCAAGTCGGTCGTCCATCCACGCTCACAGTGTCCCAATTGCGGAGCTGAGATTCGCTGGTACGACAATGTTCCGGTGTTGAGCTGGCTGCTGTTGCGTGGCCGCTGCCGCGACTGCAAGCACGCGATTGCGCTGCACTATCCGCTGGTGGAGATTGGACTGGGGTTGTGGTTTATGGCGCAGGCGGCGGATATTTACATGCTGCTTTATTTTTCCAAATCGCATGATCTGGTGTCGGATGTGATTGTGCATGTTGGCGTTGCGTTGCTTGGGTTTCTGCTGATCGGGTTGATGGTGATGGACTGGCAGACGCAGTTGCTTCCCGATGTCTTTACGCTGGGGGGCATCGCGGTTTCGTTCCTGCTGACCTGTACGCGGGCGATCTTTCTCGCGCCAAACGAGGACGACGTGATTCTGCACAATCAGCAGATTCAGATCAGCAGCCCGGGGAGCTCGGCTGGACAGGGAAATGTGTTTCTCACCGGGCCAGAGAGATTGCTGGGAGAGTGGCTGCTGGCGGTTTCCGTGGCTGTGGTGATTCTGTTAGTCGTCCGCTGGCTGTACCGGGTGCTACGACACCGCGAAGGCATGGGGCTGGGTGATGTAAAGCTGTATGGTTTGCTGGCTGCGTTTCTCGGCTTCTGGCCAGCTACGCTTGCGCTGTTTTTGGGGGCACTCCTGGCGAGTGCCTATGCTGTCGTTCTGCTGGCGCGAGGCAAGGCTAGAGGAGCGTCGAAACTTGCCTTTGGGAGCTTCCTTGCAGCGGGCGGATTGATTGCGGCGCTTTACGGCGAAAAGCTGATTAATGCATACAAAACACTGCTCTAA
- a CDS encoding NADH-quinone oxidoreductase subunit A translates to MQSYPYIWNYLPLALQILVALGVACGMVGVSFLIGKHKNSRTKAGAYECGMDPIGDARGRFSVRFYMVAMLFILFDVEAVFMLPWAVIFRKLPAITGSRMFGFYEMLVYIGFVGVGLFYVWKKGVLDWSNDKGDL, encoded by the coding sequence ATGCAAAGTTACCCCTACATATGGAATTACCTTCCCCTGGCGCTGCAGATCCTGGTCGCGCTGGGTGTTGCCTGTGGCATGGTTGGGGTTTCATTCCTCATCGGCAAACATAAAAATTCACGTACCAAAGCCGGCGCTTACGAGTGCGGCATGGACCCCATAGGCGATGCACGCGGACGCTTCTCGGTCCGCTTCTACATGGTCGCGATGCTCTTCATCCTGTTCGATGTCGAAGCGGTCTTCATGCTTCCCTGGGCGGTCATCTTTCGCAAACTTCCGGCGATTACCGGCTCGCGCATGTTCGGCTTCTACGAGATGCTGGTTTATATCGGCTTTGTAGGTGTCGGCCTCTTCTACGTCTGGAAGAAGGGCGTTCTGGACTGGTCCAACGATAAGGGAGATCTCTAA
- a CDS encoding NADH-quinone oxidoreductase subunit C codes for MDAVLNGTEAVFAAHADNAAVKALSDLATDAKFDREELTITVARENVIAACKAVRQAGYTFLEDVTAVDWYPSEPRFQITYHILSMSLKARVRLVVGLSESDAVIDSIVGVWPSANFYEREVFDLFGVRFSGHPNLRRIMMPEDWQGHPLRKDYPVEGYR; via the coding sequence ATGGACGCCGTACTGAATGGCACCGAGGCCGTATTTGCGGCCCATGCCGATAACGCGGCGGTCAAGGCACTGTCGGATCTTGCGACAGACGCTAAATTCGATCGCGAAGAACTTACGATTACGGTTGCGCGCGAGAACGTCATCGCTGCGTGCAAAGCCGTCAGGCAGGCGGGTTACACCTTCCTCGAAGATGTAACCGCCGTCGACTGGTATCCCTCGGAGCCGCGCTTCCAGATCACGTATCACATCCTGTCGATGTCGCTGAAGGCTCGTGTTCGCCTTGTTGTCGGCCTCAGTGAGAGTGATGCGGTGATCGACAGCATCGTTGGCGTATGGCCTTCGGCCAACTTCTATGAGCGCGAAGTCTTCGACCTCTTCGGCGTCCGCTTCAGCGGCCACCCCAACCTCCGCCGCATCATGATGCCCGAAGACTGGCAGGGGCATCCGCTGCGTAAGGACTATCCCGTGGAGGGATATCGCTAA
- the nuoD gene encoding NADH dehydrogenase (quinone) subunit D — MAPVAAPDMLNPGVEDVVADRNRHQGVPPPQDQTMVINMGPQHPSTHGVLRLVLEIDGESVVSLAPDIGYLHTGIEKTCEAKFYQQVVPLTDRIDYLCPMTNNLAYCLAVEKLLGLEIPERAQYLRVLLNELTRIQSHLVWLGTHAMDIGALTVFLYCFREREDILRIFESVSGQRMMTSYFRIGGLSLEPPLDFYKQVQDFLNIMPGRIKQYEDLLTGNPIWMGRLKGIGHLSAADAIALGVTGPPLRASGVDWDLRRDMPYSGYEKFQFKVPVSNDCDVWARYVVRMEEMYESVKICQQALDGLPEGRIVADAPKIILPDREQMKTQMEALIHHFKIVTEGFGVPAGEVFQAVESPRGEMGYYVVSDGTAKPYRVHMRNPSYATLQALETMCKGRLLADVVAVIGSIDIVLGEIDR; from the coding sequence ATGGCTCCCGTTGCTGCTCCCGACATGCTGAACCCCGGCGTTGAAGACGTTGTCGCCGATAGAAATCGCCACCAGGGCGTGCCCCCTCCGCAGGACCAGACCATGGTTATCAACATGGGGCCGCAGCATCCTTCGACGCATGGCGTGCTTCGTCTGGTGCTGGAGATCGATGGCGAGTCCGTCGTCTCGCTGGCGCCGGATATTGGCTACCTGCACACCGGCATCGAGAAGACCTGCGAGGCCAAGTTCTATCAACAGGTCGTGCCGCTGACCGACCGCATCGACTATCTCTGTCCCATGACCAACAACCTCGCCTACTGCCTCGCTGTAGAGAAGTTGCTTGGTCTCGAAATTCCTGAGCGCGCGCAGTATCTCCGCGTTCTGCTTAACGAACTCACCCGCATCCAATCGCATCTGGTCTGGCTTGGTACCCACGCCATGGACATTGGTGCGCTCACCGTCTTCCTTTACTGTTTCCGCGAGCGCGAGGACATTCTCCGCATCTTTGAGAGCGTGTCCGGCCAGCGCATGATGACCAGCTACTTCCGCATCGGCGGCCTCAGCCTGGAACCGCCGCTGGACTTCTACAAACAGGTTCAGGACTTCCTGAACATCATGCCCGGCAGGATCAAGCAGTACGAAGATCTGCTGACCGGCAATCCTATCTGGATGGGACGCCTCAAGGGCATCGGCCATCTCTCGGCAGCCGACGCGATCGCGTTGGGAGTGACCGGGCCTCCGCTGCGCGCCTCCGGCGTCGATTGGGACCTGCGCCGCGACATGCCATACAGCGGCTACGAGAAATTTCAGTTCAAGGTTCCGGTCTCGAACGACTGCGATGTGTGGGCACGTTATGTCGTCCGCATGGAAGAGATGTACGAGTCGGTGAAGATCTGCCAGCAGGCGCTCGATGGTCTGCCCGAAGGCCGCATCGTTGCTGACGCGCCGAAGATTATCCTGCCTGACCGCGAACAGATGAAGACGCAGATGGAGGCGTTGATCCATCATTTCAAGATCGTCACCGAAGGCTTTGGCGTTCCGGCTGGCGAGGTCTTTCAGGCTGTCGAATCGCCGCGCGGCGAGATGGGCTACTACGTCGTTTCGGACGGCACGGCCAAGCCTTATCGCGTCCACATGCGCAATCCTTCTTACGCTACATTGCAGGCCCTCGAGACGATGTGCAAAGGCAGATTGCTTGCCGACGTTGTGGCAGTTATCGGCTCCATCGACATTGTTCTTGGAGAGATTGACCGATAA
- a CDS encoding transcriptional regulator encodes MTNERIDRELWTSFASLIRSYGAAHGLNSRHQAVVEVGSDLILLRVGTRWLRFTPSEMIEDNNRTVPFRLNHDGTATIGEVTEEMDLAAERLAREMMQSE; translated from the coding sequence TTGACCAACGAACGTATCGACAGGGAACTCTGGACATCGTTCGCATCACTGATCAGAAGCTATGGAGCGGCACACGGGCTGAACAGCCGCCACCAGGCAGTCGTTGAAGTGGGGAGTGACCTCATCCTGCTTCGCGTCGGAACACGCTGGCTACGCTTCACGCCCAGCGAGATGATCGAAGACAACAACCGCACGGTGCCGTTCCGTCTGAACCATGATGGGACCGCCACGATCGGTGAAGTAACCGAAGAGATGGACCTTGCCGCCGAAAGGCTGGCGCGGGAGATGATGCAAAGTGAGTGA
- the nuoE gene encoding NAD(P)H-dependent oxidoreductase subunit E produces the protein MSEVANTIFSPELAARFDHLVTIYPMRRSALVPMLLYAQDEIGAISDAVVTEIAQRIGLLELEVRNVLSYYSMLRTKPAGKYNLQVCTNISCMLRGGYEILDHCRAKLGIGHKEVTPDGVFSLEEVECIGACCWAPAMQVNYDFHENLTTIKVDEIIETYRAGLGKDVK, from the coding sequence GTGAGTGAAGTCGCCAATACGATTTTTTCCCCGGAGCTGGCAGCGCGCTTCGACCACCTCGTCACCATTTATCCGATGCGGCGTTCGGCGCTCGTCCCTATGCTGCTTTACGCGCAGGACGAGATCGGCGCTATCTCGGACGCCGTCGTCACCGAGATAGCGCAGCGCATTGGGTTGCTGGAACTCGAAGTTCGCAACGTGCTCAGCTACTACTCGATGCTGCGCACCAAGCCCGCAGGCAAGTACAACTTGCAGGTCTGCACCAACATCAGCTGCATGTTGCGCGGCGGCTACGAGATTCTCGACCACTGCAGGGCCAAGCTCGGCATTGGACACAAAGAGGTCACACCCGATGGTGTCTTCTCGCTGGAAGAGGTCGAGTGCATCGGTGCCTGCTGCTGGGCTCCCGCCATGCAGGTCAACTACGACTTTCACGAGAACCTCACCACCATCAAGGTCGACGAGATCATCGAAACCTATCGCGCGGGCCTGGGAAAGGACGTCAAATAA
- the nuoF gene encoding NADH-quinone oxidoreductase subunit NuoF, with protein sequence MPTLVSHPDEVKVISRRFGQGAANIDKYLELDGYKAVQQAIDEGPEWIINTMKASGLRGRGGAGFPTGLKWSFVPKQSEKPKYVLVNGDESEPGTCKDHVIFREDPHAVIEGTMIAGLAIGSKLGFIYLRGEYRYLLKIVEKAVADAYARGFLGKNIFGTGVDFDIITQTGAGAYEVGEESALMESLEGKRGVPRIKPPFPAVVGLYGGPTVINNAETIANAPHILLMGGEAFAKLGTERNGGTRLFGISGHVERPGVYELPMGYSLRKAIYEVAGGIKDGKKLKAVVPGGASCPVLTADEIDVGLDFDQMAKAGTMLGSGGIVVLDESVSIVEFALRTIAFYQHESCGWCIPCREGTDWIKKTLTRVYNGGGNKKDVDNVQYLAENMMGRTFCPLGDAAAMPTLGFVKKFRKEFEDYIEGHKAGTPIITVQELVGAGH encoded by the coding sequence ATGCCTACCCTCGTCTCTCATCCCGATGAAGTCAAGGTAATCTCCCGCCGTTTCGGCCAGGGCGCAGCCAATATCGACAAGTACCTTGAACTCGATGGCTACAAGGCCGTCCAGCAGGCGATTGACGAAGGCCCGGAGTGGATCATCAACACGATGAAGGCCTCGGGCCTCCGTGGACGCGGCGGCGCGGGCTTCCCTACCGGCCTGAAGTGGTCGTTTGTGCCCAAGCAGTCGGAGAAGCCTAAGTATGTTCTGGTCAATGGCGACGAGTCCGAGCCCGGCACCTGCAAAGACCATGTGATCTTCCGCGAAGATCCTCATGCCGTCATCGAAGGCACCATGATCGCCGGGTTGGCCATCGGCTCAAAGCTTGGATTCATCTATCTTCGCGGGGAGTACCGCTATCTGCTCAAGATCGTCGAGAAGGCAGTCGCTGACGCCTACGCTCGCGGCTTCCTGGGCAAGAACATCTTCGGCACCGGCGTCGACTTCGACATCATCACGCAGACAGGCGCGGGCGCATACGAGGTCGGCGAAGAGTCGGCCCTGATGGAGTCGCTCGAAGGCAAGCGCGGCGTTCCGCGCATCAAGCCTCCCTTCCCTGCTGTCGTCGGTCTCTATGGCGGACCAACGGTCATCAATAATGCCGAGACCATTGCCAATGCCCCGCACATTCTTCTGATGGGCGGCGAGGCGTTTGCGAAACTCGGCACCGAGCGCAATGGCGGCACGCGCCTCTTCGGGATCAGCGGGCATGTCGAGCGTCCCGGCGTCTATGAACTGCCTATGGGCTATAGCCTTCGCAAGGCGATCTATGAGGTCGCGGGCGGCATCAAGGACGGCAAGAAGTTGAAGGCCGTCGTTCCCGGAGGAGCTTCGTGCCCGGTTCTCACCGCAGACGAGATTGATGTGGGCCTCGACTTCGACCAGATGGCGAAGGCCGGGACCATGCTTGGATCGGGCGGAATCGTCGTCCTCGATGAGAGTGTCTCCATCGTGGAATTCGCGCTTCGCACCATCGCCTTCTATCAGCATGAATCCTGCGGATGGTGCATTCCCTGCCGCGAAGGCACGGACTGGATCAAGAAGACATTGACCCGCGTCTACAACGGCGGCGGCAACAAGAAAGACGTCGATAACGTGCAGTATCTCGCCGAAAACATGATGGGCCGCACCTTCTGCCCGCTTGGTGATGCTGCAGCGATGCCGACACTTGGATTCGTGAAGAAGTTCCGCAAGGAATTTGAAGACTATATCGAAGGCCACAAGGCCGGAACCCCCATCATCACCGTGCAGGAGTTGGTGGGAGCAGGACATTGA